In the Pygocentrus nattereri isolate fPygNat1 chromosome 19, fPygNat1.pri, whole genome shotgun sequence genome, one interval contains:
- the calr3b gene encoding calreticulin 3b produces the protein MHNFALLTIFSVALSTFYVDATVYFKEQFLDGDEWKSRWVNSEHKSDYGQFKLTSGNFYGDVEKDKGLQTSQDARFYAASARFESFSNKGKTLVIQFSVKHEQKIDCGGGYVKVFPADLNQAELHGESQYYIMFGPDICGYSTKKVHVIFNYKGKNHLIKKDIKCKDDELTHLYTLILKPNQTYEVKIDNEKVESGSLEEDWDFLPPKKIKDPEAKKPEDWDDRAKIDDETDTKPEDWDKPENIPDPDAKKPEDWDEDMDGEWEPAMIPNPEYKGEWKPKQIDNPSYKGVWVHPEIDNPEYSPDTEIYKFDSIGVLGLDLWQVKSGTIFDNFFITDDVKAAEEFAEETWGVTKGPEKKMKEEQDEKKRKEEEEKNKEQDTAAESEGEEEEEEEEEEEEEEETDETLPEEDENEALPKDEL, from the exons ATGCACAACTTTGCATTGCTCACGATATTTTCCGTAGCGTTGTCGACGTTTTATGTCGATGCGACGGTTTACTTTAAAGAGCAGTTCCTCGACGGTG ATGAATGGAAGAGCCGGTGGGTGAACTCTGAGCACAAGTCTGACTATGGACAGTTTAAACTTACCTCTGGGAACTTTTATGGTGATGTGGAGAAAGATAAAG GCCTGCAAACCAGCCAAGACGCTCGCTTTTACGCTGCGTCCGCCCGCTTTGAATCCTTCAGCAACAAGGGCAAAACCCTGGTCATCCAGTTCTCTGTCAAACACGAGCAGAAGATCGACTGTGGAGGTGGCTACGTCAAAGTCTTCCCCGCTGACCTCAACCAGGCCGAGCTGCATGGAGAATCACAATACTATATCATGTTTG GGCCAGATATCTGTGGCTACAGCACCAAGAAGGTTCATGTCATCTTCAATTACAAAGGCAAGAACCACCTCATCAAAAAGGACATCAAGTGTAAA GATGATGAGCTGACTCACCTCTACACGCTGATCCTGAAGCCAAATCAGACCTATGAGGTGAAGATTGATAATGAGAAGGTGGAATCGGGCTCTCTGGAGGAGGACTGGGACTTCCTGCCTCCAAAGAAAATCAAAGACCCTGAGGCCAAGAAGCCTGAGGACTGGGACGACCGTGCCAAGATTGATGACGAGACTGACACCAAGCCCGAG GACTGGGACAAACCTGAGAACATTCCAGATCCAGATGCTAAGAAACCTGAAGACTGGGATGAGGACATGGATGGAGAATGGGAGCCAGCCATGATCCCCAACCCAGAGTACAAG GGAGAGTGGAAACCTAAGCAGATCGATAACCCTAGCTACAAAGGAGTCTGGGTGCACCCTGAGATTGATAATCCAGAGTACAGTCCAGACACTGAGATTTACAAGTTTGACAGCATTGGAGTCCTTGGGTTAGATCTCTGGCAG GTCAAGTCTGGTACCATTTTCGACAACTTTTTCATCACAGACGATGTGAAAGCAGCAGAGGAATTTGCAGAAGAAACCTGGGGAGTTACTAAG GGCccagagaagaaaatgaaggaGGAGCAGGATGAAAAGAAGCgcaaagaggaagaggaaaagaatAAGGAGCAGGACACAGCAGCTGAGAGcgaaggagaagaggaagaggaggaagaagaggaggaggaggaggaagaggagacaGACGAGACCCTGCCTGAGGAGGATGAGAATGAGGCACTTCCTAAAGATGAACTGTAA